A part of Candidatus Binatia bacterium genomic DNA contains:
- a CDS encoding AAA family ATPase, translating to MSDLREPWLSMLVLPAAYPSEGSGASVSGNTAAVERVDTHISNVFLTPGRVYKLRRPVTLSFVDFSSPRERLADCLREVALNRRLAPDVYLGIAPIHFQAGELKVRIGDALETPCEQADVVEHCVVMRRLATGRDLKSLVEAGVVHAAHIDRIADTLAAFHRAWRIRPPAPEGDERWVARSTAPARANIAALAEVPSWLAPRDAVEEARVLGARFLERHRADFERRFDEGRIVDGHGDLHSEHVWFETDDGPALMIDCLEFREDFRCIDSASDIAFLAMDLRYRGRGDLAARLLRRYARDGDDWHLFTVVDYFQSYRSLVRAKVAALVAVDESLPSAQRDHAKSSVGAHLQLGLEFLRDKPAGNVIVTCGTIGTGKTTVAEALADRTGAVVISSDWLRRHAAAASASHVAARYDDASRNAIYERMLEAAGWVIDSGRTVILDATFSRRQWRQAVATWARERGVAPALVEVVAPGDEVRERLASRERAGNDASEAGPGLIDTIRAEFEAPDEWPGDRIARIDSGGDRWERQVDEALARLGLGRRAGG from the coding sequence GTGAGCGACCTTCGGGAGCCGTGGCTTTCGATGCTGGTCCTTCCGGCGGCCTACCCGTCCGAGGGGTCCGGCGCCTCTGTCAGCGGAAATACAGCCGCCGTCGAGAGGGTCGACACGCACATTTCGAACGTTTTCCTCACCCCCGGCCGCGTCTACAAGCTGCGAAGGCCGGTGACTCTTTCGTTCGTCGATTTTTCGTCTCCGCGCGAACGCCTGGCCGACTGCCTGCGCGAGGTCGCTCTCAATCGACGCCTCGCGCCGGACGTGTACCTCGGCATCGCGCCGATTCACTTCCAGGCGGGCGAACTGAAAGTCCGAATTGGCGACGCGCTCGAAACGCCGTGCGAGCAGGCCGATGTCGTCGAGCACTGCGTGGTGATGCGTCGCCTTGCGACCGGTCGTGACCTCAAGAGCCTGGTCGAGGCAGGCGTGGTGCACGCGGCGCACATCGATCGCATCGCCGACACGCTGGCCGCATTCCACCGCGCCTGGCGCATCCGCCCTCCCGCTCCCGAAGGCGACGAGCGCTGGGTCGCGCGCAGCACGGCGCCGGCTCGCGCCAACATCGCGGCGCTGGCCGAAGTTCCGTCGTGGCTGGCTCCCCGCGATGCGGTCGAGGAGGCGCGCGTTCTCGGCGCACGTTTCCTCGAGAGGCACCGCGCCGATTTCGAGCGCCGCTTCGACGAGGGGCGCATCGTCGACGGGCACGGCGACCTGCACAGCGAGCACGTGTGGTTCGAGACCGACGACGGACCCGCGCTGATGATCGACTGCCTGGAGTTTCGCGAGGATTTCCGCTGCATCGACAGTGCTTCCGACATCGCGTTTCTCGCGATGGATCTCCGGTATCGAGGTCGCGGCGATCTTGCGGCGCGCCTGCTGCGACGCTACGCGCGAGACGGCGACGACTGGCATCTTTTCACCGTCGTCGACTACTTCCAGAGCTATCGTTCCCTGGTGCGCGCCAAGGTCGCAGCGCTGGTCGCCGTCGACGAATCGCTTCCCTCGGCGCAGAGGGACCACGCGAAATCGAGCGTCGGAGCGCATCTGCAACTCGGGCTCGAGTTCCTTCGCGACAAGCCTGCGGGCAACGTCATCGTCACGTGCGGGACCATCGGCACCGGCAAGACGACGGTGGCCGAAGCGCTGGCCGATCGCACCGGCGCAGTCGTGATCTCGTCGGACTGGCTGCGCCGGCATGCGGCCGCAGCGTCGGCGAGTCACGTCGCGGCTCGTTACGATGACGCAAGCCGCAACGCGATCTACGAGCGCATGCTCGAAGCGGCGGGATGGGTGATCGACTCCGGACGCACGGTGATTCTCGATGCCACGTTCTCGAGAAGGCAATGGCGCCAGGCTGTCGCGACGTGGGCGCGCGAGCGTGGCGTGGCTCCCGCGCTCGTCGAAGTCGTCGCTCCCGGCGACGAGGTGCGCGAGCGGCTCGCGTCCCGGGAGCGCGCCGGCAACGACGCGTCGGAGGCCGGGCCGGGTCTCATCGACACGATCCGCGCCGAATTCGAAGCGCCGGACGAGTGGCCAGGCGATCGCATTGCCCGCATCGACAGCGGCGGGGATCGATGGGAGCGGCAGGTCGACGAAGCACTGGCCCGACTCGGGCTCGGCCGCCGCGCCGGCGGCTGA
- a CDS encoding FAD-dependent monooxygenase gives MSESEKTSTTEFDATSVGEMEKTGPMETVDTDVLVVGAGPTGLTAGILLARAGFRAVIVERRPGPQRAPAAHVINARTFEIWRQAGVDMDAVFALAKDPRDAGMVHWVTRLGGEILGSLPFERQRDEVLDFTPTPLRNLSQHKLEPLLARELVRAGGAAPRFSMRWVSSQQQNDGVVSTIRSVDEDGGLRVRSRYLIAADGAGSPVRKSLDIACVGPDRIQAFVMIHFAANLRPIVGEHPGVLYWISDPACRGTFVAHDIDHEWVFMHAWDPDSESIDDYDDARCEALVRSAMEPGIELPIRVLAHAPWMMTSQVAERYRDRRIFLAGDSAHRFPPTGGLGLNTGVQDVHNLVWKLAACRRGAPPALLDTYESERKSVAQYNAEQSLANAMRLFEVPLAMGTAAAPDEAAANFCDMLATPSRRAEVATAIANQAEHFDMLGLQLGYRYENGAIVADGSEPLRVANPVRELAPSSQPGSRLPHGWIVRDGRRVSTLDLASYEHATLLVRTGSRWVDLARGLDVEVVPFDDEKWWRKFAAGDDGALLVRPDQHVLARWPSIFDGAAAELARAVALIAGHARR, from the coding sequence GTGAGCGAATCCGAGAAGACCAGTACGACCGAGTTCGACGCGACGAGCGTGGGCGAGATGGAAAAGACCGGCCCGATGGAAACCGTCGATACGGACGTCCTCGTCGTCGGTGCCGGCCCGACGGGACTGACTGCCGGAATTTTGCTCGCGCGCGCGGGATTTCGCGCGGTCATCGTCGAGCGACGCCCCGGGCCGCAACGCGCACCGGCCGCCCACGTGATCAACGCGAGGACTTTCGAGATCTGGCGCCAGGCCGGCGTCGACATGGATGCAGTGTTCGCGCTTGCCAAAGATCCCCGCGACGCCGGAATGGTGCACTGGGTGACCCGGCTCGGCGGCGAAATCCTCGGGTCACTGCCTTTCGAACGCCAGCGCGACGAAGTGCTCGACTTCACTCCGACGCCGCTGCGCAACCTCTCGCAGCACAAGCTCGAGCCGCTGCTCGCGCGTGAGCTGGTGCGCGCCGGCGGGGCGGCTCCGCGCTTTTCGATGCGGTGGGTTTCGTCGCAGCAGCAAAACGACGGCGTGGTGTCCACCATCCGAAGCGTCGACGAAGACGGCGGGCTGCGCGTGCGCAGCCGCTACCTGATTGCGGCCGACGGAGCCGGCAGCCCCGTGCGAAAGTCGCTCGACATCGCGTGCGTCGGCCCCGATCGGATCCAGGCTTTCGTCATGATCCATTTCGCGGCCAACCTGCGCCCCATCGTCGGCGAACATCCGGGCGTCCTTTACTGGATCAGCGATCCCGCCTGTCGGGGCACCTTTGTCGCGCACGACATCGACCACGAGTGGGTATTCATGCACGCGTGGGATCCCGACAGCGAGAGCATCGATGACTACGACGACGCGCGCTGCGAAGCGCTGGTACGCAGCGCGATGGAGCCGGGCATCGAGCTTCCGATTCGAGTGCTGGCGCACGCACCGTGGATGATGACGTCGCAGGTCGCCGAACGTTATCGCGACCGCCGCATCTTCCTTGCCGGTGATTCCGCGCACCGGTTTCCGCCGACCGGCGGCCTCGGCCTGAACACCGGCGTGCAGGACGTCCACAATCTGGTCTGGAAGCTCGCAGCCTGCCGGCGCGGCGCACCACCTGCACTGCTCGACACGTACGAGAGCGAGCGCAAGAGCGTCGCGCAGTACAATGCCGAGCAGAGCCTGGCCAATGCGATGCGCCTCTTCGAGGTGCCGCTGGCGATGGGTACGGCGGCGGCTCCCGACGAAGCAGCAGCGAATTTTTGCGACATGCTCGCGACGCCGTCACGTCGCGCCGAAGTTGCCACTGCAATCGCGAACCAGGCCGAGCACTTCGACATGCTCGGCCTCCAGCTCGGCTACCGCTACGAAAACGGTGCAATCGTTGCGGACGGCAGCGAGCCACTGCGTGTCGCCAATCCGGTGCGCGAACTTGCCCCATCGTCGCAGCCGGGCTCGCGGCTTCCCCACGGATGGATCGTCCGCGACGGACGGCGTGTCTCGACGCTGGATCTCGCTTCGTACGAACACGCGACGCTGCTGGTGCGAACTGGCTCGCGGTGGGTCGACCTCGCAAGGGGGCTCGACGTGGAAGTCGTTCCATTCGATGACGAGAAATGGTGGCGCAAATTCGCAGCCGGTGACGATGGAGCGCTGCTGGTCAGGCCGGACCAGCACGTGTTGGCTCGCTGGCCGTCGATCTTCGACGGTGCGGCCGCCGAGCTGGCGCGCGCGGTTGCGCTTATCGCCGGACACGCGCGGCGCTGA
- a CDS encoding SDR family oxidoreductase, with amino-acid sequence MDLGIEGRSAIVCASSKGLGKACALALAREGARVTINSRSAANLESAAQEIFDGTGKRVQAVVGDIALESTRIALLEACPTPDIVVTNNAGPMPGRFQDWDRDAWIAALDSSMLAPALLIRAVIDGMVERQFGRIVNILSAMVKSPLAPMGLSAGPRTGLMSMCKGLSREVARFNVTINNLLPERIDTERQQFMAGLAAAMKGQSVEEAYEDIRATIAAGRLGTPSEFGDACAYLCSAQAGFVSGQNLQLDGGSYPGIL; translated from the coding sequence ATGGATCTTGGAATCGAAGGGCGAAGCGCGATCGTCTGCGCGTCGAGCAAGGGGCTGGGCAAAGCTTGCGCGCTGGCACTGGCGCGTGAAGGCGCCCGCGTCACGATCAACTCGCGCAGCGCGGCGAATCTCGAATCGGCTGCACAGGAAATTTTCGATGGGACGGGAAAGCGCGTGCAGGCGGTCGTCGGCGACATCGCACTCGAAAGCACCCGCATCGCGCTGCTGGAGGCCTGCCCCACTCCCGACATCGTCGTCACGAACAATGCCGGCCCGATGCCCGGACGTTTCCAGGACTGGGATCGCGACGCGTGGATTGCTGCGCTGGACTCGAGCATGCTCGCGCCGGCGCTGCTGATTCGCGCAGTCATCGACGGCATGGTCGAGCGGCAATTCGGGCGCATCGTCAACATCCTGTCGGCGATGGTCAAATCCCCGCTGGCGCCGATGGGACTGTCGGCCGGCCCGCGAACGGGACTGATGTCGATGTGCAAGGGGCTGTCGCGAGAGGTCGCGCGCTTCAACGTCACGATCAACAACCTGCTTCCCGAGCGCATCGACACCGAGCGCCAGCAATTCATGGCGGGCCTCGCCGCGGCAATGAAAGGGCAGAGCGTCGAGGAGGCCTACGAAGACATTCGCGCGACGATCGCCGCCGGCCGCCTGGGTACCCCGTCGGAGTTCGGCGACGCGTGCGCCTACCTTTGTTCGGCGCAGGCCGGTTTCGTTTCGGGCCAGAACCTGCAACTGGACGGCGGCAGCTATCCCGGGATCCTATGA
- a CDS encoding AraC family transcriptional regulator: protein MVTRGQGATTIASWSATIVRALDAEGVDGRAVAAEAGIPCAMLDDPDARVPRDALSRLWLLAVEKTGDPAFALAAARHTMQTTFHALGYAVLASTTLREAVERIIRYRRVLGDIMQLRLEDHGERSRFIIDVSAPRVVPFEAVDAFVCVLVRQARQPHGAYDLRPLSISLERPEPQDSSAWERALRAPVMFAQASSFVEYATADLDRRVPSANAELARQNDEVVVRYLARLDHGALLARTRAAVLESLPSGAPTRQQVAKRLAMSPRTLQRLLAGESTSFSDVVAEIRLALAKSYLEEGRLPVTEIAFVLGFADTSAFSRAFRRWTGKPPSEFAGTRRPARSEGRD from the coding sequence ATGGTGACGCGAGGGCAGGGAGCTACGACGATCGCGAGCTGGAGCGCGACGATCGTCCGCGCCCTCGACGCCGAGGGCGTGGACGGCCGCGCCGTTGCCGCCGAGGCTGGCATCCCGTGCGCAATGCTCGACGATCCCGACGCGCGCGTCCCGCGAGATGCCCTGTCGCGGCTGTGGCTGCTGGCCGTCGAAAAGACCGGCGATCCGGCCTTCGCTCTGGCAGCCGCGCGCCACACCATGCAAACGACGTTTCACGCTCTCGGCTACGCGGTGCTCGCGAGCACGACGCTTCGCGAAGCCGTCGAAAGGATCATCCGCTACCGTCGCGTGCTCGGCGACATCATGCAGCTGCGCCTCGAGGACCACGGTGAGCGCTCGCGTTTCATCATCGACGTGTCGGCGCCTCGCGTAGTGCCGTTCGAAGCCGTCGACGCCTTCGTCTGCGTGCTCGTGCGCCAGGCCAGGCAGCCCCACGGCGCCTACGACCTGAGACCCCTTTCGATTTCGCTCGAGAGACCCGAGCCGCAGGATTCATCGGCCTGGGAGCGTGCCCTGCGCGCTCCGGTCATGTTCGCGCAGGCTTCTTCGTTCGTCGAGTACGCGACGGCGGATCTCGATCGCCGCGTGCCTTCGGCCAATGCCGAGCTGGCGCGCCAGAACGACGAGGTGGTCGTGCGCTATCTTGCAAGGCTCGACCACGGCGCTCTTCTCGCCCGCACTCGCGCGGCGGTGCTCGAAAGCCTGCCGAGCGGAGCGCCGACGCGGCAGCAGGTTGCCAAGCGCCTGGCGATGAGCCCGCGCACGCTGCAGCGCCTTCTGGCCGGCGAAAGCACGTCGTTCAGCGATGTCGTCGCGGAGATACGCCTTGCGCTGGCAAAAAGTTATCTCGAGGAAGGACGATTGCCAGTCACCGAGATCGCGTTCGTGCTCGGCTTTGCCGACACCAGTGCGTTCTCGCGCGCGTTCCGGCGCTGGACCGGAAAGCCGCCGAGCGAATTTGCCGGAACGCGGCGACCGGCTCGTTCGGAGGGCCGGGACTGA
- a CDS encoding succinate dehydrogenase encodes MAHPSIPLAPRRFGETMRTDTWWVQPGAVFLFLGAFAAYSTWAAMQGNHYFYGPYLSPFYSPELFGDSPHAWFGPKPSWWPGAVPFSPAILILWMPGGFRFTCYYYRGAYYKAFWADPISCAVGEPRSSYRGENSFPLILQNLHRFFLYLAVPFLFVLASDAWSALWFPDASGHTHFGIGVGTLLLTANTILLSGYTLGCHAMRHAAGGLFDQLSRRPVRKLAYDCSSCLNRAHNRWAWASLVMVAFCDLYVRLCSMGIWSDWRIL; translated from the coding sequence ATGGCGCACCCGTCGATTCCCCTGGCTCCGCGTCGTTTCGGCGAGACGATGCGGACGGACACCTGGTGGGTGCAGCCGGGGGCGGTTTTCCTTTTTCTGGGCGCTTTCGCCGCCTACTCGACGTGGGCCGCGATGCAGGGAAACCATTATTTTTATGGCCCGTACCTGTCGCCGTTCTATTCGCCCGAATTGTTCGGCGACTCTCCCCACGCATGGTTCGGGCCCAAGCCTTCGTGGTGGCCGGGCGCGGTCCCGTTCTCGCCTGCGATCCTCATCCTGTGGATGCCCGGCGGTTTCCGTTTCACGTGCTACTACTACCGCGGCGCCTACTACAAGGCGTTCTGGGCCGATCCGATCAGCTGCGCCGTCGGCGAGCCGCGCTCGAGCTATCGCGGAGAAAACTCGTTCCCGCTGATCCTGCAGAACCTGCACCGCTTCTTCCTCTACCTCGCGGTGCCGTTCCTGTTCGTACTTGCCTCCGACGCGTGGTCGGCGCTGTGGTTCCCGGACGCGTCCGGCCATACCCACTTCGGCATCGGCGTCGGAACGCTGCTGCTGACCGCGAACACGATCCTGCTGAGCGGCTACACGCTCGGCTGCCATGCGATGCGCCACGCCGCCGGCGGCTTGTTCGACCAGCTTTCGCGCCGCCCCGTCCGCAAGCTCGCGTACGATTGCTCGAGCTGCCTCAATCGCGCGCATAACCGCTGGGCGTGGGCATCGCTGGTGATGGTCGCGTTCTGCGACCTTTATGTCCGCCTCTGCTCGATGGGCATCTGGTCGGATTGGCGGATCCTCTGA
- a CDS encoding fumarate reductase/succinate dehydrogenase flavoprotein subunit: MADIEEFEHDVLVIGAGGAGLRAAIGASEAGARVGLVCKSLLGKAHTVMAEGGVAAALAHVDDRDSWRVHFADTMRGGQYLNNWRMAELHAREAPDRVRELEAYGAVFDRTSDGRILQRNFGGHRYPRLAHVGDRTGLEMIRTLQDKAIHLAIDVHMEVTIVALLKDGERLSGAFAYDRERGRFRLFRTKALVLATGGVGRAYSITSNSWEYTADGQALAYDAGADLQDMEFVQFHPTGMIWPPSVRGILVTEGVRGEGGVLRNSEGRRFMFDDIPENYRNQTADTPEEGWSYTQGDKNARRPPELLTRDHVARCIMREVRAGRGSPHGGVFLDIAWIKEKLPNASEVIKKKLPSMYHQFKELADIDITKEAMEVGPTTHYMMGGIRVDGDTQMTNVPGLFAAGECAAGLHGANRLGGNSLSDLLVFGKRAGEHAAAFAASKGEARVDRGELDAIARKALAPFELGPGGEGPYHVQHDLQSMMQDLVGIVRREDEMRKALDGFEGLRERAAKAGVGGNREYNPGWHTAMDLGNLLAISEAITLSALERKESRGGHFRDDYPDKDAEAAKYNLVVRKGAGGEMKLSRVTIPPLPAELAAIIEEQKS, from the coding sequence ATGGCCGACATCGAAGAGTTCGAACACGACGTGCTCGTGATCGGCGCCGGCGGCGCCGGACTGCGTGCGGCCATCGGCGCGAGCGAGGCCGGGGCCCGCGTCGGCCTGGTCTGCAAGAGCCTGCTCGGCAAGGCCCACACGGTGATGGCCGAAGGGGGCGTTGCCGCAGCGCTGGCGCACGTCGACGACCGCGACAGCTGGCGGGTGCATTTCGCGGACACGATGCGCGGAGGCCAGTACCTCAACAACTGGCGCATGGCGGAGCTTCACGCCAGGGAAGCGCCCGACCGCGTGCGCGAGCTCGAAGCCTACGGCGCGGTCTTCGACCGAACTTCCGACGGTCGCATCCTTCAGCGCAACTTCGGCGGGCACCGCTATCCGCGCCTCGCGCACGTCGGCGACCGCACCGGGCTCGAGATGATCCGCACGCTGCAGGACAAGGCGATCCATCTCGCGATCGATGTGCACATGGAGGTGACGATCGTGGCGCTGCTGAAGGACGGGGAGCGGCTCTCCGGTGCCTTCGCCTACGATCGCGAGCGCGGGCGCTTCCGCCTGTTCCGCACCAAAGCGCTGGTGCTGGCTACCGGCGGCGTCGGTCGCGCCTACAGCATCACCAGCAACAGCTGGGAATACACGGCCGACGGCCAGGCGCTGGCCTACGATGCCGGCGCCGACCTGCAGGACATGGAGTTCGTGCAGTTCCATCCGACCGGCATGATCTGGCCTCCGAGCGTGCGCGGCATCCTCGTCACCGAGGGCGTGCGCGGCGAAGGCGGCGTGCTTCGCAACAGCGAGGGCCGCCGCTTCATGTTCGACGACATTCCCGAGAATTACCGCAACCAGACGGCCGACACTCCCGAGGAAGGCTGGAGCTACACCCAGGGCGACAAGAACGCGCGGCGCCCTCCCGAGCTGCTGACGCGCGACCACGTCGCCCGCTGCATCATGCGCGAAGTGCGTGCAGGCCGCGGCTCCCCGCATGGCGGAGTCTTCCTCGACATCGCGTGGATCAAGGAGAAGCTTCCGAACGCGAGCGAAGTGATCAAGAAGAAACTGCCGAGCATGTACCACCAGTTCAAGGAGCTGGCCGACATCGACATCACCAAGGAAGCGATGGAGGTGGGCCCGACGACGCACTACATGATGGGCGGCATCCGCGTCGACGGCGATACGCAGATGACGAACGTTCCCGGCCTCTTCGCTGCCGGCGAATGTGCGGCAGGCCTGCACGGCGCGAACCGCCTCGGCGGTAATTCGCTGTCCGACCTTCTCGTGTTCGGAAAACGGGCCGGAGAGCACGCCGCGGCGTTCGCGGCGTCCAAAGGCGAAGCGCGCGTCGATCGAGGCGAGCTGGACGCCATTGCGCGAAAGGCGCTGGCACCGTTCGAGCTCGGGCCGGGCGGCGAAGGCCCGTACCACGTGCAGCACGACCTGCAGTCGATGATGCAGGACCTCGTCGGGATCGTCCGCCGTGAAGACGAGATGCGAAAGGCTCTCGACGGGTTCGAAGGACTGCGCGAGCGCGCCGCAAAAGCGGGCGTCGGCGGCAACCGCGAGTACAATCCCGGCTGGCACACCGCGATGGACCTCGGCAACCTGCTGGCGATCTCCGAGGCGATCACGCTCTCGGCCCTGGAACGCAAGGAAAGCCGCGGTGGACATTTCCGCGACGACTATCCGGACAAGGACGCGGAAGCGGCCAAGTACAACCTCGTCGTGCGAAAAGGCGCGGGCGGCGAAATGAAACTGTCCCGCGTCACGATCCCGCCGCTGCCGGCCGAGCTTGCCGCCATCATCGAGGAGCAGAAGTCATGA
- a CDS encoding succinate dehydrogenase/fumarate reductase iron-sulfur subunit: protein MSTATFRIWRGQGGQGQLEDYTTEISEGMVVLDAVHAVQADQANDLACRWNCKAGKCGSCSAEINGRPRLMCMTRLSDLDTNKPVTVEPLRTFPHVRDLVTDVSWNYRVKKRIRPFTPRLPDAADGTWRMQQADIDRVQEFRKCIECFLCQDVCHVLRDHAKHEEFIGPRFLVHVAALEMHPLDTLDRVPELREAYGVGYCNITKCCTTVCPENIKITDNAIIPLKERVVDRYYDPIRMLVRRLKGG from the coding sequence ATGAGCACGGCGACGTTCCGCATCTGGCGCGGCCAAGGCGGCCAGGGACAGCTCGAGGACTACACGACCGAGATCTCCGAAGGCATGGTCGTGCTCGATGCGGTCCACGCGGTGCAGGCCGACCAGGCCAACGATCTGGCGTGCCGGTGGAACTGCAAGGCCGGGAAATGCGGCTCCTGTTCGGCCGAGATCAACGGGCGGCCGCGGTTGATGTGCATGACGAGGCTGAGCGACCTCGACACGAACAAGCCCGTGACGGTCGAGCCGCTGCGCACTTTCCCGCACGTGCGCGATCTCGTCACCGACGTGTCGTGGAACTACCGCGTCAAGAAGAGAATCCGCCCGTTCACGCCGCGGCTTCCCGACGCCGCCGATGGCACCTGGCGCATGCAGCAGGCCGACATCGACCGCGTGCAGGAATTCCGCAAGTGCATCGAGTGCTTCCTGTGCCAGGACGTCTGCCACGTGCTGCGCGACCACGCCAAGCACGAGGAGTTCATCGGGCCGCGCTTCCTCGTGCACGTCGCGGCCCTGGAAATGCACCCCCTCGACACGCTCGACCGCGTTCCCGAGCTGCGGGAGGCCTACGGCGTCGGCTACTGCAACATCACCAAGTGTTGCACGACGGTGTGCCCGGAGAACATCAAGATCACCGACAATGCGATCATCCCGCTCAAGGAAAGGGTCGTCGATCGCTACTACGATCCGATCCGGATGCTGGTGCGCCGCTTGAAAGGAGGCTGA
- a CDS encoding phytanoyl-CoA dioxygenase family protein yields the protein MSFDAASHIAAIERDGFTTIPDFLSPAVLAEVRRVLSLYLDQNLGRNDFEGTRTERVYTLVARARVFWDIVLDERVLRLCERFLLPNFLLTASQAIRILPGETPQPIHSDDAFHLLPRPRPMISLSTIVAVDAFTADNGATTIVPGSHLWDDDRVRGQFSQALPDSDEEQRELATHAVPVLMPAGAAVVFAGTLLHGGGRNTSGRPRCAFSNQYCQPWARPQENFFLGVPAGVARQMPSRLQSLLGYSIHPPFIGQMTASHPIKSLEPDHENRVVAQARAAGAKLPE from the coding sequence ATGAGCTTCGATGCCGCCTCCCACATCGCCGCGATCGAGCGCGACGGGTTCACGACGATCCCGGATTTCCTTTCGCCGGCGGTACTCGCCGAAGTGCGGCGCGTTCTTTCGCTCTACCTCGACCAAAACCTCGGCCGCAACGATTTCGAGGGCACCAGGACCGAACGGGTCTACACGCTGGTGGCCCGCGCGCGTGTGTTCTGGGACATCGTCCTCGACGAGCGCGTGCTGCGCCTGTGCGAGCGCTTTCTGCTGCCGAACTTCCTTCTCACGGCATCGCAGGCGATCCGCATCCTGCCCGGCGAAACGCCGCAGCCGATCCACAGCGACGATGCCTTCCACCTGCTGCCGCGTCCCCGCCCGATGATCTCGTTGTCGACGATCGTCGCAGTGGACGCGTTCACCGCGGACAACGGCGCGACGACGATCGTCCCCGGCAGTCACCTCTGGGACGACGACAGGGTTCGCGGGCAGTTTTCGCAGGCGCTGCCGGATTCGGACGAAGAACAGCGAGAGTTGGCGACGCACGCGGTGCCGGTCTTGATGCCCGCCGGCGCCGCCGTCGTTTTCGCAGGCACCCTGCTTCACGGCGGTGGTCGCAACACCAGCGGCCGCCCGCGCTGCGCATTCTCGAACCAGTATTGCCAGCCGTGGGCCCGGCCCCAGGAAAATTTCTTTCTCGGTGTTCCCGCGGGCGTCGCGCGCCAGATGCCGTCGCGGCTGCAATCGCTGCTCGGCTATTCGATCCATCCTCCGTTCATCGGTCAGATGACGGCGAGCCATCCGATCAAGTCGCTGGAACCGGACCATGAAAATCGTGTCGTTGCCCAGGCGAGGGCGGCGGGCGCAAAGCTGCCGGAATAG
- a CDS encoding TIGR03617 family F420-dependent LLM class oxidoreductase, which yields MRVETSLPLGNWRAVAASARAAEAAGFDGVLSYEIGHDPFAPLVLAATATERVRLGSAIAVCFPRSPMVMANIARDLHAETAGRLTLGLGTQVKGHNERRFSVPWTAPLPRLREYIEALRAIWHAWETGEKLDYQGSHYTFTLMTPEFSPPPTGLGPVPVTIAAVKPAMIGLAGRLGDGIRLHGFATRHYLETVAMPALEAGLAAAGRDRSTFEVWGGGFLATGPDDEAVAESLERIRYRVAFYGSTRSYHGVLEAHGAEDLGHRLHDMSKAGKWKEMAREVPDDLLHEFTAAATWKNLPAAVAKRFGGISDSITLDLPGDMPVDLRSELLAELKAIPSAFRGFPAAPATTRPRTSAAASLPLS from the coding sequence GTGCGAGTCGAAACCAGTCTTCCCCTCGGCAACTGGAGAGCAGTTGCTGCATCGGCCAGGGCCGCCGAAGCCGCCGGCTTCGACGGAGTGCTCAGCTACGAGATCGGCCACGACCCGTTCGCGCCGCTGGTGCTCGCGGCGACTGCAACCGAAAGAGTCCGGCTCGGCAGCGCGATCGCCGTCTGTTTCCCGCGCAGCCCCATGGTGATGGCCAACATCGCGCGCGATCTTCACGCGGAAACAGCAGGCCGCCTCACGCTCGGCCTCGGAACGCAGGTCAAGGGCCACAACGAGCGCCGCTTCAGCGTGCCGTGGACGGCGCCGCTGCCGCGCCTGCGCGAGTACATCGAAGCGCTGCGCGCAATCTGGCACGCGTGGGAGACTGGCGAAAAGCTCGACTACCAGGGAAGCCACTACACGTTCACGTTGATGACGCCGGAGTTCTCCCCTCCGCCGACGGGACTCGGCCCGGTGCCGGTGACGATCGCTGCCGTCAAGCCCGCGATGATCGGTCTTGCCGGCCGCCTCGGCGACGGCATTCGCCTGCACGGCTTCGCGACGCGCCACTACCTGGAAACCGTCGCGATGCCGGCGCTCGAAGCCGGTCTCGCAGCCGCAGGCCGCGATCGCTCGACGTTCGAGGTATGGGGCGGCGGCTTTCTCGCGACCGGACCCGACGATGAGGCCGTCGCCGAATCCCTCGAGCGAATTCGCTACCGCGTCGCGTTCTACGGCTCGACGCGCAGCTACCACGGCGTGCTCGAAGCGCACGGCGCCGAGGACCTCGGTCACAGGCTTCACGACATGTCGAAGGCCGGCAAATGGAAGGAGATGGCGCGCGAGGTGCCCGACGACCTCCTGCACGAGTTCACCGCCGCCGCGACGTGGAAGAACCTGCCGGCCGCGGTCGCCAAGCGCTTCGGCGGAATCAGCGACTCGATCACGCTCGATCTGCCGGGCGACATGCCCGTCGATCTGCGCAGCGAGCTGCTCGCCGAGCTGAAAGCGATCCCGTCTGCCTTTCGTGGTTTTCCGGCCGCCCCGGCGACGACGCGGCCGAGGACGTCAGCCGCCGCCAGCCTGCCGCTCTCGTAG